A stretch of the Papaver somniferum cultivar HN1 chromosome 6, ASM357369v1, whole genome shotgun sequence genome encodes the following:
- the LOC113289703 gene encoding chlorophyll a-b binding protein 7, chloroplastic-like isoform X4, whose product MVMASSLFSSSLIDGAAISSNSSRNLHFNLNTTKSKKKKLAYYSSCRSSWQEIAGVVIFSAIPFTAVKAIANSSIGQTLQRRMLITKNASLQNSSYFKDLADKARQASFWYGEDRPRWLGPIPFDYPSYLSGELPGDYGFDIAGLSKDPVAFQKYFNFEILHARWAMLGAPGALIPELLDLSGVIHFVEPIWWKVGYAKLQGDTLDYLGIPGLHIAGSQGVLVIAICQALLMYLA is encoded by the exons atggtgATGGCTTCAtctctcttctcttcttctttgataGATGGAGCAGcaatttcatcaaattcatcGAGAAATCTCCATTTTAACCTCAACACCACtaaatcgaagaagaagaagttggccTACTACTCAAGTTGCAGATCTTCATGGCAAGAG ATTGCTGGAGTTGTAATCTTTTCTGCAATTCCTTTCACTGCTGTGAAAGCCATTGCTAACAGTTCAATCGGGCAAACACTTCAGAGACGAATGCTTATTACTAAAAATGCATCACTTCAGAATTCTTCTTATTTTAAAGATTTAGCCGACAAAGCAAGACAGGCCAG TTTTTGGTATGGAGAAGATCGGCCTCGGTGGCTTGGCCCAATCCCGTTTGACTATCCTTCTTATCTTTCTGGAGAACTACCTGGTGATTATGGATTTGACATTGCTGGTCTAAGCAAAGACCCCGTTGCTTTCCAGAAATATTTCAA CTTTGAAATATTGCACGCTCGTTGGGCTATGCTAGGTGCCCCTGGTGCTCTGATTCCAGAGCTTTTGGACCTCTCCGGTGTCATTCACTTTGTTGAACCCATCTGGTGGAAAGTCGGCTATGCCAAGCTTCAG GGGGATACTCTCGACTACCTAGGCATCCCTGGACTGCATATTGCAGGAAGCCAAGGAGTACTTGTCATAGCTATTTGTCAAGCACTTCTAATG TACCTAGCGTGA
- the LOC113289703 gene encoding chlorophyll a-b binding protein 7, chloroplastic-like isoform X1 produces MVMASSLFSSSLIDGAAISSNSSRNLHFNLNTTKSKKKKLAYYSSCRSSWQEIAGVVIFSAIPFTAVKAIANSSIGQTLQRRMLITKNASLQNSSYFKDLADKARQASFWYGEDRPRWLGPIPFDYPSYLSGELPGDYGFDIAGLSKDPVAFQKYFNFEILHARWAMLGAPGALIPELLDLSGVIHFVEPIWWKVGYAKLQGDTLDYLGIPGLHIAGSQGVLVIAICQALLMVGPEYARYCGIEALEPLGIYLPGDLNYPGGGLFDPLGLSKDPVAFEELKVKEIKNGRLAMAAWLDFYVQAALTGKGPIQNLLEHISDPLHINILSSSFLNS; encoded by the exons atggtgATGGCTTCAtctctcttctcttcttctttgataGATGGAGCAGcaatttcatcaaattcatcGAGAAATCTCCATTTTAACCTCAACACCACtaaatcgaagaagaagaagttggccTACTACTCAAGTTGCAGATCTTCATGGCAAGAG ATTGCTGGAGTTGTAATCTTTTCTGCAATTCCTTTCACTGCTGTGAAAGCCATTGCTAACAGTTCAATCGGGCAAACACTTCAGAGACGAATGCTTATTACTAAAAATGCATCACTTCAGAATTCTTCTTATTTTAAAGATTTAGCCGACAAAGCAAGACAGGCCAG TTTTTGGTATGGAGAAGATCGGCCTCGGTGGCTTGGCCCAATCCCGTTTGACTATCCTTCTTATCTTTCTGGAGAACTACCTGGTGATTATGGATTTGACATTGCTGGTCTAAGCAAAGACCCCGTTGCTTTCCAGAAATATTTCAA CTTTGAAATATTGCACGCTCGTTGGGCTATGCTAGGTGCCCCTGGTGCTCTGATTCCAGAGCTTTTGGACCTCTCCGGTGTCATTCACTTTGTTGAACCCATCTGGTGGAAAGTCGGCTATGCCAAGCTTCAG GGGGATACTCTCGACTACCTAGGCATCCCTGGACTGCATATTGCAGGAAGCCAAGGAGTACTTGTCATAGCTATTTGTCAAGCACTTCTAATG gTAGGGCCAGAATATGCAAGATATTGTGGGATAGAGGCATTGGAGCCTCTGGGTATTTACTTGCCTGGTGACTTGAATTATCCAGGGGGTGGGCTTTTTGATCCCCTGGGATTGTCCAAGGACCCAGTTGCTTTTGAGGAGTTGAAGGTGAAAGAGATTAAGAATGGGAGGCTGGCGATGGCTGCATGGCTAGACTTCTATGTCCAAGCAGCTTTGACAGGAAAAGGCCCTATACAAAACCTTCTTGAACACATCTCAGATCCATTGCACATTAACATACTATCAtcatcatttctcaattcttag
- the LOC113289703 gene encoding chlorophyll a-b binding protein 7, chloroplastic-like isoform X3, with product MVMASSLFSSSLIDGAAISSNSSRNLHFNLNTTKSKKKKLAYYSSCRSSWQEIAGVVIFSAIPFTAVKAIANSSIGQTLQRRMLITKNASLQNSSYFKDLADKARQASFWYGEDRPRWLGPIPFDYPSYLSGELPGDYGFDIAGLSKDPVAFQKYFNFEILHARWAMLGAPGALIPELLDLSGVIHFVEPIWWKVGYAKLQGDTLDYLGIPGLHIAGSQGVLVIAICQALLMDLYMVL from the exons atggtgATGGCTTCAtctctcttctcttcttctttgataGATGGAGCAGcaatttcatcaaattcatcGAGAAATCTCCATTTTAACCTCAACACCACtaaatcgaagaagaagaagttggccTACTACTCAAGTTGCAGATCTTCATGGCAAGAG ATTGCTGGAGTTGTAATCTTTTCTGCAATTCCTTTCACTGCTGTGAAAGCCATTGCTAACAGTTCAATCGGGCAAACACTTCAGAGACGAATGCTTATTACTAAAAATGCATCACTTCAGAATTCTTCTTATTTTAAAGATTTAGCCGACAAAGCAAGACAGGCCAG TTTTTGGTATGGAGAAGATCGGCCTCGGTGGCTTGGCCCAATCCCGTTTGACTATCCTTCTTATCTTTCTGGAGAACTACCTGGTGATTATGGATTTGACATTGCTGGTCTAAGCAAAGACCCCGTTGCTTTCCAGAAATATTTCAA CTTTGAAATATTGCACGCTCGTTGGGCTATGCTAGGTGCCCCTGGTGCTCTGATTCCAGAGCTTTTGGACCTCTCCGGTGTCATTCACTTTGTTGAACCCATCTGGTGGAAAGTCGGCTATGCCAAGCTTCAG GGGGATACTCTCGACTACCTAGGCATCCCTGGACTGCATATTGCAGGAAGCCAAGGAGTACTTGTCATAGCTATTTGTCAAGCACTTCTAATG GACTTATACATGGTTTTATAA
- the LOC113289703 gene encoding chlorophyll a-b binding protein 7, chloroplastic-like isoform X2 → MLITKNASLQNSSYFKDLADKARQASFWYGEDRPRWLGPIPFDYPSYLSGELPGDYGFDIAGLSKDPVAFQKYFNFEILHARWAMLGAPGALIPELLDLSGVIHFVEPIWWKVGYAKLQGDTLDYLGIPGLHIAGSQGVLVIAICQALLMVGPEYARYCGIEALEPLGIYLPGDLNYPGGGLFDPLGLSKDPVAFEELKVKEIKNGRLAMAAWLDFYVQAALTGKGPIQNLLEHISDPLHINILSSSFLNS, encoded by the exons ATGCTTATTACTAAAAATGCATCACTTCAGAATTCTTCTTATTTTAAAGATTTAGCCGACAAAGCAAGACAGGCCAG TTTTTGGTATGGAGAAGATCGGCCTCGGTGGCTTGGCCCAATCCCGTTTGACTATCCTTCTTATCTTTCTGGAGAACTACCTGGTGATTATGGATTTGACATTGCTGGTCTAAGCAAAGACCCCGTTGCTTTCCAGAAATATTTCAA CTTTGAAATATTGCACGCTCGTTGGGCTATGCTAGGTGCCCCTGGTGCTCTGATTCCAGAGCTTTTGGACCTCTCCGGTGTCATTCACTTTGTTGAACCCATCTGGTGGAAAGTCGGCTATGCCAAGCTTCAG GGGGATACTCTCGACTACCTAGGCATCCCTGGACTGCATATTGCAGGAAGCCAAGGAGTACTTGTCATAGCTATTTGTCAAGCACTTCTAATG gTAGGGCCAGAATATGCAAGATATTGTGGGATAGAGGCATTGGAGCCTCTGGGTATTTACTTGCCTGGTGACTTGAATTATCCAGGGGGTGGGCTTTTTGATCCCCTGGGATTGTCCAAGGACCCAGTTGCTTTTGAGGAGTTGAAGGTGAAAGAGATTAAGAATGGGAGGCTGGCGATGGCTGCATGGCTAGACTTCTATGTCCAAGCAGCTTTGACAGGAAAAGGCCCTATACAAAACCTTCTTGAACACATCTCAGATCCATTGCACATTAACATACTATCAtcatcatttctcaattcttag
- the LOC113289702 gene encoding uncharacterized protein LOC113289702 codes for MAAVSMSACSATTLNLTNGLRPKTSVLTEVISHTKIPTQHRTNKKKPLQRKFTVLAVTKGSSSKSSESEEKIPSWAKLDSEEPPPWAQRDGRGSSNGTSETVEIPFYGYLLASTITAIAAIGSVFEYINQKPVFGLLNSDSIFYAPVLGFFAFTGVPTSAFLWYKSVQAANKAAEEQDKRDGY; via the exons ATGGCTGCTGTCTCAATGTCAGCTTGCAGTGCCACCACCCTTAACCTAACAAATGGTTTGAGACCAAAAACATCAGTCTTAACTGAAGTTATCTCGCATACTAAAATTCCAACTCAACATCGAACGAATAAGAAGAAGCCGTTGCAACGTAAATTTACAGTGTTAGCTGTGACCAAAGGTTCATCGTCGAAGTCCAGCGAATCAGAAGAGAAAATCCCGTCTTGGGCTAAACTAGATTCTGAGGAACCACCTCCTTGGGCACAACGTGATGGTAGAGGCAGCAGCAATGGCACATCTGAAACAGTTGAGATTCCTTTCTATGGCTATTTGCTTGCTTCTACAATCACTGCTATAGCTGCG ATTGGTTCAGTTTTCGAATACATAAACCAGAAGCCAGTTTTTGGATTACTCAATTCAGACAGCATCTTCTATGCACCTGTGCTCGGGTTCTTTGCCTTCACTGGTGTTCCCACTTCG GCTTTCCTTTGGTACAAATCTGTGCAAGCTGCTAACAAGGCAGCAGAGGAGCAAGACAAGAGAGACGGCTATTAG
- the LOC113289701 gene encoding uncharacterized protein LOC113289701: MSVETDVPTGIVVDSSEKEVVVECEGGDKRENSNSMTTTSSCEKLDLPKNLNGDCNGDEIKDDAEDTDGSYVFVDDSENRPVSDTELVDHVVVHDRDDRPAEDRGEPVVADVPVDGSVASELGTENPDLHEEENVVVSSSGQGQDDVAAAEPSSECMSSNALDEEEVVVVEQNDAVVEEEKPQKQEEDKSAVEESTETHVPVTEAAVESKPPEEVETTSVTEENSINIEGDAVDSKLNHIDNGEANEVKSTDLNSTEEADNKDQEAHPTSTGEVELELHQVDCEEKSEPEAAAKVEGNHETQVLGDEGIINGGEKETEKEASKEEPLGQHACEERVLKMEAAISPEKVSQLDKEAKDVAAVQDTQILVTESAEREPHQLVNGDMKEAEKEAPLEVLSVQVDTPLEKEETKDVEEDQNSQIFVTQSVEFELRQTLNEVENGISEEASMEEQSVNAKTQQEVNLEVSNISADDSPLDKEPNDIKEAGSSTKPVEPESPQLVNEDARETEKEIPVEESPMHIGAQKDLDLETAESPSDDSHVDSETANGIKESVPDVSVQCTALEPEIFAEGQETVQPREIDIAQPESEDVNESVENSNVVDCVVLENDTEDLPIKKEDSLPSVPGHCADSVPEIENSPDSSVNYDNVSESSAVTEVGNDSAEVHQSVSTCSVENVTSEAETCDNSAESNHHIPSSTILFGDVGVLSEGKEAYPDKNIPVGDKTEVEVARDSAVLYIENEGIAGKEMSGPHPSSDDTTNDASEGQKMNEEVVKKPFRFLIRIPRYVDDKIREEIRLAQLQVDEKTRARDAIGVAIQAEKATLSEHRDKFEAAKSEERAVRKLLRAKREEIDSVQSTINRMKSETSIDEIDDRINYMEHRIEHETMPLKEEKQLIRDIKQLKNVKDQLSSSLGKQTKEQLSLDKREKIEEQFKLLKRELDSSWKEVLRYEGITTAARKIYDDEADKLTLLHSQFRAENDMRQEAYIRLQNLKKQLYEKNKYFRMYKGDEHKARELASKGDKEELQRLCVDQVEKMMELWNNNADFRKEYMRCNSYSTLRRFKTLDGRSLGPDEEPPVLRTFTDVKPDNTVAAALPLKTGPTLPVTTSLQGSSTEKAEVKPVVHLEQRNPKADVKPAVVSSERNLTAAAKAKSKKVGKPVAALETSPVTISDRDKVELEENKQREEEEKERARKADELRKEKEAAAAKLKEQRRLEEKAKAKEAEERKKRNAEKAQVKAELRAKKEAELKEKEREKKARKKEKKVAAAAAGEERAFGDEGESAPSSGNTTHPEATSNIVQEQPGVKEKAAAVVTKRKGPQKLLAQPKVKALPATLRNRSKRRMQPWMWVLLAALVVVALFLLGNSGYSFKSALSSFGF; this comes from the exons ATGTCGGTAGAGACGGATGTACCtactggaattgttgttgattcTTCTGAGAAGGAGGTTGTTGTTGAATGTGAGGGAGGAGATAAACGGGAGAATTCTAATTCCATGACCACCACTTCTTCATGTGAGAAATTGGATCTACCTAAAAATCTCAATGGAGATTGTAATGGTGATGAGATCAAGGATGATGCCGAAGATACAGATGGTtcatatgtttttgtagatgattcTGAAAATAGACCGGTGTCTGACACTGAGCTGGTGGATCATGTTGTCGTACATGATCGTGATGATCGCCCTGCCGAAGATAGAGGAGAACCTGTCGTTGCTGATGTCCCTGTTGATGGAAGTGTGGCTTCTGAATTGGGAACAGAAAATCCTGACCTCCACGAGGAGGAAAATGTTGTTGTTTCCTCTTCTGGGCAGGGGCAGGATGATGTCGCTGCTGCTGAACCTTCTTCGGAGTGCATGTCGAGCAATGcattagatgaagaagaagtagTAGTTGTGGAGCAGAATGATGCTGTTGTTGAAGAGGAAAAGCCCCAAAAGCAAGAGGAGGACAAGTCGGCAGTTGAAGAAAGTACAGAAACACATGTTCCTGTCACGGAGGCTGCAGTTGAATCCAAACCTCCAGAGGAGGTGGAGACAACAAGTGTAACCGAAGAGAATTCTATCAACATTGAAGGTGATGCTGTTGATTCAAAACTGAATCATATCGACAATGGGGAGGCAAATGAAGTCAAGAGTACCGATCTAAATTCTACTGAAGAAGCAGATAATAAGGACCAGGAAGCTCATCCCACCAGTACAGGTGAGGTTGAACTAGAATTGCACCAGGTTGATTGTGAAGAGAAAAGTGAACCTGAAGCTGCCGCGAAGGTGGAAGGAAATCACGAAACTCAAGTTTTGGGTGATGAAGGTATCATTAATGGTggcgagaaggaaacagagaaagAGGCATCTAAGGAAGAACCTTTAGGCCAACATGCTTGTGAAGAGAGGGTCCTCAAAATGGAAGCCGCTATCTCTCCTGAAAAGGTTTCACAATTAGATAAAGAAGCCAAGGATGTGGCAGCCGTTCAGGATACTCAAATTTTGGTTACTGAGTCTGCTGAGCGTGAACCACACCAACTCGTTAATGGGGACATGAAGGAAGCAGAAAAAGAGGCTCCACTGGAAGTTCTTTCTGTACAAGTTGACACACCATTAGAGAAAGAAGAGACCAAAGATGTAGAAGAAGATCAGAATTCTCAAATTTTTGTTACCCAGTCTGTGGAATTTGAGTTGCGTCAGACTCTTAATGAAGTAGAGAATGGAATCTCAGAAGAGGCTTCTATGGAGGAACAGTCTGTGAATGCCAAGACACAGCAGGAGGTGAATTTGGAAGTGTCTAACATTTCTGCTGATGATTCTCCATTAGACAAGGAACCTAACGACATAAAAGAAGCAGGTTCTAGTACCAAGCCAGTGGAACCTGAATCACCACAGCTTGTTAACGAGGATGCGAGGGAAACAGAAAAAGAGATTCCTGTGGAGGAATCTCCGATGCATATTGGTGCACAAAAAGATCTGGATTTGGAAACAGCTGAAAGTCCTTCAGATGATTCACATGTAGACAGCGAAACTGCAAATGGCATCAAAGAGAGTGTCCCAGATGTATCCGTTCAGTGCACTGCCTTGGAACCTGAAATCTTTGCCGAAGGCCAGGAGACCGTGCAACCGAGGGAAATTGATATCGCCCAACCAGAATCAGAAGATGTTAATGAATCTGTTGAAAACAGCAACGTCGTTGATTGTGTGGTATTGGAAAATGATACAGAAGATTTGCCAATCAAGAAAGAAGACAGCTTGCCTAGTGTTCCTGGTCATTGTGCAGATTCTGTACCTGAAATTGAAAACAGTCCTGATAGTTCTGTCAATTATGATAATGTGTCTGAGAGTAGTGCAGTTACTGAAGTCGGAAATGACTCAGCCGAAGTACATCAAAGTGTGTCTACTTGCTCTGTTGAGAATGTGACATCAGAAGCTGAAACCTGTGACAATTCCGCCGAAAGCAATCATCACATACCGTCATCAACTATTCTTTTTGGTGATGTGGGGGTGCTATCTGAAGGCAAAGAGGCTTATCCTGATAAGAACATTCCCGTTGGTGATAAAACAGAAGTAGAAGTTGCGAGAGATAGTGCAGTGTTATATATAGAAAATGAAGGAATTGCAGGGAAGGAAATGAGTGGCCCACACCCTTCCTCCGATGATACCACCAATGATGCTTCTGAGGGACAGAAGATGAACGAGGAGGTTGTAAAGAAACCCTTCCGTTTCTTGATTAGGATCCCACGATATGTTGACGACAAAATTAGGGAGGAGATTAGACTTGCGCAGCTACAAGTTGACGAGAAGACTCGGGCTAGAGATGCTATAGGTGTGGCAATCCAGGCTGAAAAG GCTACTCTGAGTGAGCATCGTGATAAATTTGAAGCTGCCAAATCAGAAGAGAGAGCTGTTCGAAAACTACTTAGAGCGAAACGCGAGGAAATAGATTCTGTTCAGTCAACTATTAATAGGATGAAGAGTGAAACTTCCATTGATGAGATTGATGATAGG ATAAATTATATGGAGCATAGAATAGAACATGAAACCATGCCTTTGAAAGAGGAGAAACAGTTGATACGTGATATCAAGCAATTGAAGAATGTGAAAGACCAACTCTCATCAAGTTTGGGTAAACAGACTAAAGAGCAGCTGTCGTTGGACAAGAGAGAGAAAATTGAAGAGCAATTTAAG CTTTTGAAACGGGAGTTGGATTCTTCATGGAAGGAGGTTCTACGATATGAAGGGATCACTACAGCTGCTAGAAAGATATacgacgatgaagctgacaagtTAACATTATTGCACTCACAGTTCAGAGCTGAAAATGATATGCGTCAAGAAGCTTATATACGCTTACAGAATTTAAAGAAGCAGTTGTATGAGAAG AACAAGTATTTCCGGATGTACAAGGGTGACGAGCACAAAGCGCGAGAATTGGCATCTAAAGGAGATAAAGAAGAACTCCAACGACTTTGTGTTGACCAG GTGGAGAAAATGATGGAACTGTGGAACAACAATGCTGATTTCAGGAAAGAATACATGAGATGCAACAGTTATAGTACACTGAGGAGGTTTAAAACGTTGGATGGACGATCTTTGGGTCCTGATGAGGAGCCGCCTGTACTACGCACTTTTACGGATGTAAAACCTGATAACACTGTTGCAGCAGCTTTGCCATTAAAGACAGGTCCTACGTTGCCTGTTACAACCTCATTACAAGGAAGTTCAACTGAAAAGGCTGAAGTAAAACCCGTGGTTCACTTGGAACAGAGGAATCCAAAAGCAGATGTGAAACCTGCTGTCGTAAGTTCAGAGAGGAACctaacagcagcagcaaaagctaAGTCGAAGAAAGTTGGAAAACCTGTTGCTGCCTTGGAAACTAGCCCAGTAACCATCTCTGACAGAGACAAAGTTGAACTGGAGGAGAACAAGCAAAGagaggaggaagaaaaagaaagggcAAGGAAGGCAGATGAATTGAGGAAAGAAAAAGAAGCAGCTGCAGCTAAGTTGAAGGAGCAGCGACGGTTAGAGGAGAAGGCCAAAGCAAAGGAGGCAGAGGAAAGGAAGAAACGCAATGCAGAGAAGGCCCAGGTTAAGGCTGAACTAAGAGCAAAGAAAGAAGCTGAGCTCAAAGAGAAG gagagagagaaaaaagcaaggaagaaggaaaagaaagtggCAGCAGCCGCTGCAGGAGAAGAAAGAGCATTTGGCGACGAGGGAGAGTCTGCTCCAAGCTCAGGAAATACCACACATCCTGAAGCTACTAGTAACATTGTCCAAGAACAACCTGGAGTCAAAGAGAAGGCTGCTGCAGTGGTAACAAAGAGGAAAGGACCTCAGAAGCTACTAGCACAACCAAAGGTGAAAGCCCTCCCTGCAACTTTACGAAACAGGAGTAAGAGAAGGATGCAACCATGGATGTGGGTCCTACTTGCAGCTCTTGTTGTTGTTGCCCTGTTCTTGTTGGGAAACAGTGGCTATTCTTTTAAATCTGCTCTATCAAGCTTTGGCTTCTGA